From Labeo rohita strain BAU-BD-2019 unplaced genomic scaffold, IGBB_LRoh.1.0 scaffold_157, whole genome shotgun sequence, one genomic window encodes:
- the LOC127158562 gene encoding uncharacterized protein LOC127158562, whose product FLFSVNIAEIERSSTSCVRIVLIGKTGNGKSATGNTILKRKAFKSQASFKSVTFSCQKEEGFVNGHPVTVVDTPGLFDTQLPTEDVKQEILKCISLLSPGPHVFLLVLRIGRFTGEEKETLNLIKETFGKNAGMFSIIIFTHGDQLQDQSIESCLEDTDPHMKKLIRDCGGRYLVIDNTKQGDSNQIIDLLERINSMVEKNGGGCYTNEMFQEAEAAIKLEMERILQEKKEEMERENKCLRDKHEIEMAEMKRRIAEQREQMERERKVKEEELTLKEEFLQNELKRRDEQEEREKRERQEEEEQRKNEEERKQEEWNRKQQELEEKRIKLEKEQQKRDQEYREQYEREKRELEELHKMRLKRKHEEGYQMRLKEERSEWELKEKKMIEEFEEEKMKREEKEKERTEKELKERKKIEREYENSKIEMRKQKEEWEKSWKEEWDKRVKEEKARREEEREKLRKLEEAFERERKEEEEKRKREDKARREQEERERKEMEEEHERKLKEMKRKYEDEARKHAEEFNEFREKYEKDFLTLMFKHDSEMQELKLKHEKACYEHENQYSVLSELSKQKEKNLNEKMKEMGERHQKEVDELNKKYEDKCVLL is encoded by the coding sequence tttctctTCTCTGTCAACATAGCTGAGATTGAGAGATCAAGCACAAGTTGTGTGAGGATTGTGCTTATTGGAAAAACTGGAAATGGGAAAAGTGCCACAGGAAACACTATACTCAAAAGAAAGGCATTTAAATCTCAAGCCAGTTTTAAATCTGTAACATTCTCGTGTCAGAAGGAAGAGGGGTTTGTTAATGGACATCCAGTCACTGTTGTTGATACTCCGGGTCTTTTTGACACACAACTCCCTACAGAGGATGTTAAGCAAGAGATACTGAAGTGCATCAGTCTCCTCTCTCCAGGACCTCATGTGTTCCTGCTGGTGCTTAGAATTGGAAGATTCACTGGTGAAGAAAAAGAAACTCTGAACCTGATCAAGGAAACTTTTGGGAAGAATGCTGGAATGTTTAGCATCATAATATTCACCCATGGTGATCAGCTGCAAGATCAGTCAATTGAGAGCTGTCTGGAAGATACAGATCCACATATGAAGAAGCTGATCAGAGATTGTGGAGGAAGATATCTTGTGATTGACAACACAAAACAAGGTGATTCTAATCAAATCATTGACTTGCTGGAAAGAATCAACAGTATGGTTGAAAAGAATGGAGGAGGATGTTACACCAATGAGATGTTTCAGGAAGCAGAAGCTGCCATAAAACTGGAAATGGAACGAATATTACAGGAGAAGAAAGAAGAGATGGAACGAGAGAACAAATGTTTACGTGACAAACATGAGATAGAGATGGCAGAGATGAAGAGGAGAATAGCAGAACAAAGAGAGCaaatggaaagagagagaaaggtaAAGGAGGAAGAACTCACACTCAAGGAAGAGTTCTTGCAAAATGAACTTAAAAGACGAGATGAACAAGAAGAGAGggagaagagagaaagacaagaagaGGAAGAGCAGAGAAAAAATGAAGAGGAGAGGAAACAGGAGGAATGGAACAGAAAACAACAAGAATTAGAAGAAAAACGGATAAAATTGGAGAAAGAGCAACAGAAGAGAGATCAGGAATATAGAGAGCAGTAtgaaagagagaagagagaacTGGAGGAACTTCATAAAATGAGACTTAAGAGAAAACATGAGGAAGGATACCAGATGAGACTTAAAGAGGAGAGGAGTGAATGGGagctgaaagaaaagaaaatgattgaagaatttgaagaagaaaaaatgaaaagagaagaaaaggagAAGGAGAGGACTGAAAAAGAgcttaaagaaagaaagaaaatagagAGAGAGTATGAGAACAGCAAAATAGAgatgagaaaacaaaaagaagaatGGGAAAAATCATGGAAGGAGGAATGGGATAAAAGAGTGAAAGAGGAGAAGGCaaggagagaggaagagagagagaaactgagAAAGCTCGAAGAAGCATTTGAACGAGAGCgtaaagaggaggaggagaagagaaagagagaagataAAGCCAGACGAGAACAGGAAGAGAGAGAACGAAAAGAAATGGAGGAAGaacatgaaagaaaattaaaagaaatgaaaagaaagtaTGAAGATGAGGCCAGAAAACATGCAGAAGAATTCAATGAATTCAGAGAGAAATATGAGAAAGACTTTCTTACTCTGATGTTTAAACATGATTCAGAGATGCAGGAGCTCAAGCTAAAGCATGAAAAAGCATGTTATGAGCATGAAAACCAGTACAGCGTATTGAGCGAACTCTCAaagcaaaaagagaaaaatctgaatgaaaaaatgaaagaaatgggAGAGAGACATCAAAAAGAGGTTGATGAGCTGAATAAGAAGTATGAGGATAAATGTGTTTTACTGTAG